The region GATTGACAGGATTATTCTTGATGCAATACAGGAGTCTTCGGCGAAGGGCCTGAAAGACATCGGAAAGGTTATGCGAATCGTCATGCCCAGGGTACAGGGCACTGCCGATGGCAAGGTCGTCCATCAGCGTGTGAAAGATCTTCTGGAAACAGCATGAAACTGGGAGACTTTTTCTGGAAAGCGATACAGGCAGGCATAAACAATGATCCCCGCGGCAAACAAACAGTCCTCAATGAATTGAAGCAAAGAAAGAAAGAATTCGGGAAACTGAAGCAGGCAGAAAAAGAAGCTTTCGATATAGACTCGCTGAGAAATCCCTATTCAGATTCGAAGATTCTTCACGGTGCAGACGACAGAAAAATCAGGAGCATTCTCGTCGGGGTAGACATTGATGTCGGTGAAATTCTTCTTGCAGACAATTTGAAGTCGAAGGGCCGTGAGATAGACATCCTGCTCTCACATCATCCATCCGGAAAAGCTCTGGCCGACCTTTATGCCGTTATGCAAATGCAGTCAGACATATTAAATGTCTTCGGTGTCCCGATAAATGTTGCCGAGAGCCTGATGGAGGGAAGAATCAAAGAAATAGAAAGAAAACTCATGCCGGCAAATCACACCAGGGCTGTTGATGCTGCGAGGCTTCTGGATATACCCTTTGTCTGCCTTCACACCCCGGCAGACAACATGGTTGCCGTTTATCTGCAAAGGCTTTTCGGCAGGAAAAAACCCCGCCTTCTCTCAGATGTGCTTGACATCCTGAAAAGCATTCCCGAATATCAAAAAGCAGGTAACGATGGAGTTGCACCGAAAATCGTGCTCGGTTCAGAAAAAAGAAAGGCTGGAAAAATCTTTGTCGATATGACCGGAGGAACAGAGGGAGCAAAGGACATC is a window of Nitrospirota bacterium DNA encoding:
- a CDS encoding NGG1p interacting factor NIF3, producing the protein MKLGDFFWKAIQAGINNDPRGKQTVLNELKQRKKEFGKLKQAEKEAFDIDSLRNPYSDSKILHGADDRKIRSILVGVDIDVGEILLADNLKSKGREIDILLSHHPSGKALADLYAVMQMQSDILNVFGVPINVAESLMEGRIKEIERKLMPANHTRAVDAARLLDIPFVCLHTPADNMVAVYLQRLFGRKKPRLLSDVLDILKSIPEYQKAGNDGVAPKIVLGSEKRKAGKIFVDMTGGTEGAKDIFQSLTNSGINTVVGMHISEEHRKEAEKSHLNVIVAGHISSDNLGLNLLLDEVSRDNSLDILECSGFRRIRRPGPSLSQAS